A single genomic interval of Oceanithermus profundus DSM 14977 harbors:
- a CDS encoding GspH/FimT family protein, with product MKRRRGFSLLELLLVLALLGVIGAITAANLQNYLKALRVNESARSFSNFITQARNRALKRSEAMSVTLAGNRVQIYDASGNLVREGRLPHRAAVAPPTTLNFSGRGLPDQQYVFTVTTGPKTRRVVVLPTGKVILP from the coding sequence ATGAAACGCCGCCGCGGCTTCTCGCTGCTCGAGCTACTGCTCGTGCTCGCGCTGCTGGGCGTCATCGGCGCCATCACCGCCGCCAACCTGCAGAACTACCTCAAGGCCCTGCGCGTGAACGAGAGCGCCCGCAGCTTCTCCAACTTCATCACCCAGGCGCGCAACCGCGCCCTCAAACGCAGCGAGGCGATGAGCGTGACCCTCGCGGGCAACCGGGTCCAAATCTATGACGCCTCCGGCAACCTCGTGCGCGAGGGGCGGCTGCCCCACCGGGCCGCGGTGGCGCCGCCCACGACGCTGAACTTCAGCGGCCGGGGACTGCCGGACCAGCAGTACGTGTTTACCGTGACCACCGGACCCAAGACCCGCAGAGTGGTCGTGCTGCCCACAGGGAAGGTGATCCTGCCGTGA
- a CDS encoding type IV pilus modification PilV family protein, producing the protein MKNAKGLSLVEILISLAIIGVVIVAVAGSMASNLRVSSSTNEQSLAMEYVNGALEQYRIYWKSAANYNAAATPPRLSDLNRMLPSTFTVTIRADNLNLNGSAATASPPPMRKITITVTRSGRTLARGATLIGNPN; encoded by the coding sequence GTGAAAAACGCAAAAGGCCTCTCGTTGGTCGAGATCCTGATCTCGCTCGCGATCATCGGTGTGGTGATCGTCGCGGTCGCCGGAAGCATGGCCAGCAACCTGCGGGTAAGTTCGAGCACCAACGAACAAAGCCTGGCCATGGAGTACGTGAACGGCGCGCTCGAGCAGTACCGCATCTACTGGAAGAGCGCCGCGAACTACAACGCCGCCGCGACCCCGCCGCGGCTTTCCGACCTCAACCGCATGCTGCCTTCCACCTTTACGGTCACGATCCGCGCCGACAACCTCAACCTCAACGGCAGCGCCGCCACCGCCAGCCCGCCCCCCATGCGCAAGATCACGATCACGGTCACCCGCAGCGGACGCACCCTGGCCCGCGGCGCCACCCTGATCGGCAACCCCAACTAA
- a CDS encoding PilW family protein has protein sequence MKRNGFTLIELMISMAVFGVILILTTSMIVKNQEIANRQIVAQQAREDARLALLRVSELFSGAAYIYPGNQTLTLPDGTSVTTGGQTLAMLLPWGSPYCNEGGSNPYDSTSSNRDRYCAVVYTLGNRSDYVGVLGENPKAGNRVLVEHLIKWVSWPVNSLPTRDFSGLTSSVGVVADAVVPAQTAVVYTANSLSQTSRKPIDPLLLSASDTRDPTNALALIDNVVVSLGIRYRGQPLQQERRNLFARAIPRSAPPGTGN, from the coding sequence ATGAAACGCAACGGCTTCACCCTGATCGAGCTGATGATCTCGATGGCGGTCTTCGGCGTCATCCTGATCCTGACCACCAGCATGATCGTCAAGAACCAGGAGATCGCCAACCGCCAGATCGTGGCCCAGCAGGCCCGCGAGGACGCCCGCCTGGCGTTGTTACGCGTCAGCGAACTGTTCTCGGGCGCGGCCTACATCTACCCGGGCAACCAGACGCTCACCCTGCCCGACGGCACCAGCGTCACCACCGGCGGTCAGACCCTGGCCATGCTGCTCCCCTGGGGAAGCCCCTACTGCAACGAAGGAGGGAGCAACCCCTACGACAGCACCAGCAGCAACCGCGACCGTTACTGCGCGGTGGTCTACACCCTTGGGAACCGCTCCGACTACGTCGGCGTCCTCGGCGAAAACCCCAAAGCGGGGAACCGCGTGCTCGTCGAACACCTGATCAAGTGGGTCAGCTGGCCGGTCAACTCGCTCCCCACCCGCGACTTCTCGGGCCTGACCTCCAGCGTCGGCGTGGTGGCGGACGCGGTGGTGCCGGCGCAGACCGCCGTCGTCTACACGGCGAACTCGCTCTCGCAGACCTCGCGAAAACCCATCGACCCGCTGCTCCTCTCGGCCAGCGACACCCGCGACCCCACGAACGCCCTCGCGCTGATCGACAACGTGGTGGTCAGCCTGGGCATCCGTTACCGCGGGCAACCCTTGCAACAGGAACGCCGCAACCTCTTCGCCCGGGCCATACCGCGCAGCGCACCGCCCGGCACCGGCAACTAG
- a CDS encoding 2-oxoacid:acceptor oxidoreductase subunit alpha has translation MGGMERPKLDDFTWRVGGPQGGGIETAATLFAQALARGGWWVSARREYHSNIMGRHSYLDVRAARRPTRAFFERVDLLAALDAETLARHLYEVKPGGVLVYDPDAARMPLSKLAMLDGAAYGRIAAALGGGDPVLERTLERYRAGGVRLVPLALEPLAREVGEAVGADALTAKKTLNTVAVAASLALLGYPLEFLDAALAAQFAAKPRAAELNRQVAAEVYRRVEPLADAGLEPIGSPGERIYVNGSHASAMGKVAAGLGFMSYYPITPATDEPFYLEAHPEAGVVVVQVEDELAAVNMAIGASMAGARAALTTSGPGFALMTEALGFAGITETPLVVSLYQRGGPSTGLPTRTEQGDLRFALGAGHGDYPRAVLASANVEDTFADAALAMNLAARFQLPVVHLMDKYLASTTRTVEPFDAGAVEPDPGLVAEAPEGVFPRFSLAAEGGVSPRIPVGTPGAGYWITSDEHDEVGHITEDPELRDAMMEKRAAKIEALREWLGPEAMYRTHNPEAGTLVLGWGSTEGVALEAMEGLDLGYVQVRFLLPFPDLEALLEGRRLVVLEYNQSGQFARLLAQETGRRPDHLIVKYNGRPMTIEEVRAAFEAVLSGEAGAYTVLRAGV, from the coding sequence ATGGGCGGTATGGAACGTCCCAAACTGGACGACTTCACCTGGCGCGTGGGCGGACCCCAGGGCGGCGGCATCGAGACCGCCGCCACCCTCTTCGCCCAGGCGCTGGCCCGGGGCGGCTGGTGGGTGAGCGCCCGCCGCGAGTACCACTCGAACATCATGGGGCGGCACAGCTACCTCGACGTGCGCGCGGCGCGAAGACCCACCCGGGCCTTCTTCGAGCGGGTGGACCTGCTGGCGGCGCTCGACGCCGAGACGCTGGCGCGGCACCTGTACGAAGTCAAGCCCGGGGGCGTGCTCGTCTACGACCCGGACGCCGCCCGGATGCCGCTTTCCAAGCTGGCCATGCTCGACGGCGCGGCCTACGGGCGGATCGCAGCGGCGCTGGGCGGGGGCGACCCGGTGCTCGAGCGCACGCTGGAGCGCTACCGCGCCGGCGGCGTGCGGCTGGTGCCGCTGGCGCTCGAACCCCTGGCCCGCGAGGTGGGCGAGGCCGTGGGCGCCGACGCCCTCACCGCCAAGAAGACGCTCAACACCGTGGCGGTGGCCGCCTCGCTGGCGCTGCTGGGCTATCCGCTGGAGTTCCTGGACGCCGCGCTGGCGGCCCAGTTCGCCGCCAAACCGCGCGCGGCCGAGCTCAACCGCCAGGTGGCCGCCGAAGTCTACCGGCGGGTCGAGCCGCTGGCGGACGCCGGGCTGGAGCCGATCGGCTCGCCCGGCGAGCGGATCTACGTCAACGGCTCCCACGCCTCGGCGATGGGCAAGGTGGCCGCCGGGCTGGGCTTCATGAGCTACTACCCCATCACCCCCGCCACCGACGAGCCCTTCTACCTGGAGGCCCACCCCGAGGCGGGCGTGGTCGTGGTCCAGGTGGAGGACGAGCTGGCCGCGGTCAACATGGCCATCGGCGCCTCGATGGCGGGCGCGCGGGCGGCGCTCACCACCAGCGGCCCCGGCTTCGCGCTGATGACCGAGGCGCTGGGCTTCGCCGGCATCACCGAGACGCCGCTCGTCGTCAGCCTCTACCAGCGCGGCGGGCCCAGCACCGGCCTGCCGACCCGCACCGAGCAGGGCGACCTGCGCTTCGCCCTGGGCGCCGGCCACGGCGACTACCCGCGGGCGGTGCTGGCGAGCGCGAACGTGGAGGACACCTTCGCCGACGCGGCTTTGGCGATGAACCTGGCCGCGCGTTTCCAGCTGCCGGTGGTGCACCTGATGGACAAGTACCTGGCCTCGACCACGCGCACGGTCGAGCCCTTCGACGCCGGCGCCGTCGAGCCCGACCCGGGCCTGGTGGCCGAGGCGCCCGAAGGCGTCTTCCCGCGCTTCTCGCTGGCGGCCGAGGGCGGCGTCTCGCCCCGGATCCCGGTGGGCACGCCGGGCGCGGGCTACTGGATCACCTCCGACGAGCACGACGAGGTCGGCCACATCACCGAAGACCCCGAGCTGCGCGACGCGATGATGGAAAAACGGGCGGCCAAGATCGAGGCCCTCAGAGAGTGGCTGGGCCCGGAGGCGATGTACCGGACCCACAACCCCGAGGCGGGAACGCTGGTGCTCGGCTGGGGCTCGACCGAAGGGGTGGCGCTGGAAGCGATGGAGGGGCTGGACCTGGGCTACGTCCAGGTGCGCTTCCTGCTGCCCTTCCCCGACCTCGAGGCGCTGCTCGAGGGCCGGCGGCTGGTGGTGCTCGAGTACAACCAGTCGGGCCAGTTCGCCCGCCTGCTGGCGCAGGAGACGGGGCGCAGGCCGGACCACCTCATCGTCAAGTACAACGGCCGGCCGATGACGATCGAAGAGGTGCGGGCCGCCTTCGAGGCGGTCCTGAGCGGCGAGGCGGGGGCGTATACGGTGCTCCGCGCCGGCGTCTAG
- a CDS encoding thiamine pyrophosphate-dependent enzyme — MELKLADYKSDLAPDWCPGCGDYGILSALQTALYKLGIEPGRAVLVSGIGCSAKTVHYAATYGVHTLHGRPLPVAQGVKLANPELTVIAMAGDGDGMGIGAGHFVGVGRRNPDLLYLIFNNEVYGMTKGQASPTLELGAQPKSLARPNIQSKVNPLMLAFAAGFTFIARGYAYDVKNLARLMQQGIEHRGLAMIDVLQPCPTYNNLHTREWFAPRVYDINAEGYDPRVPREMSDAERAERMARFTLKATEWGERIPTGVFWQAELPSFEERLGEFLPGYPETAPATRPPGGEADRARALMRCHRVAE, encoded by the coding sequence ATGGAGCTCAAACTCGCGGACTACAAGTCGGACCTGGCGCCGGACTGGTGCCCGGGATGCGGCGACTACGGCATTCTCAGCGCCTTGCAAACGGCGCTTTACAAGCTGGGCATCGAGCCCGGCCGCGCGGTGCTGGTGAGCGGCATCGGCTGCTCGGCCAAGACGGTCCACTACGCCGCCACCTACGGCGTCCACACCCTGCACGGCCGGCCGCTGCCGGTGGCCCAGGGGGTCAAGCTGGCCAACCCCGAGCTCACGGTCATCGCCATGGCCGGCGACGGCGACGGGATGGGCATCGGCGCCGGCCACTTCGTCGGGGTGGGGCGGCGCAACCCCGACCTGCTCTACCTGATCTTCAATAACGAGGTCTACGGGATGACCAAGGGGCAGGCCTCGCCGACGCTCGAGCTCGGGGCCCAACCCAAGAGCCTGGCCCGGCCCAACATCCAGAGCAAGGTCAACCCGCTGATGCTGGCCTTCGCCGCGGGCTTCACCTTTATCGCCCGCGGCTACGCCTACGACGTGAAGAACCTGGCGCGGCTGATGCAGCAGGGCATCGAGCACCGGGGCCTGGCGATGATCGACGTTTTGCAGCCCTGCCCCACCTACAACAACCTGCACACCCGCGAGTGGTTTGCGCCGCGCGTCTACGACATTAACGCCGAGGGCTACGACCCGCGCGTGCCCCGCGAGATGAGCGACGCCGAACGCGCCGAGCGGATGGCCCGCTTCACCCTGAAGGCGACCGAGTGGGGCGAGCGCATCCCCACCGGCGTCTTCTGGCAGGCGGAGCTGCCCAGTTTCGAAGAGCGGCTGGGCGAGTTTCTGCCGGGCTACCCAGAGACCGCGCCGGCCACCCGGCCCCCCGGCGGCGAGGCCGATCGCGCGCGCGCCTTGATGCGCTGCCACCGCGTGGCAGAATAA
- the aroA gene encoding 3-phosphoshikimate 1-carboxyvinyltransferase translates to MSEADLEARSPWSTLAGVAAVRLAPPPGPVRAELAVPGSKSVTNRAIVLAGLAEGASELAGILKSDDAWWALEALRTLGLEVEVMGETARIAGGGGRWPAGEAEVYIGAAGTLGRFLPPALAAAPAGRFRVRASRRMSQRPIAPLVDALRALGGRVDYAGEEGRFPLVVHGAGLAGGEVTIPGHVSSQFTSGVLLAAPYARGPVTVRVAGGMVQPAYVRITLAMMRAFGAEAEEDAELSEISVKPGRYRGQRLELEADASSAAYFFALAAASGGEVTVTNIGSATLQPDLGFVHVLERMGARVELTPRRTTVRGPEKLRGGFTVSLKAMSDQTPTLAALAALADAPVTITEVAHVRHHESDRIAAMAAELAKLGLRAEERPDGLTVWPGRPRPARLDPHDDHRIAMALSLLALAAPGLEIANPGTTSKTFPRYWDYLERLGFHVETV, encoded by the coding sequence ATGAGCGAGGCCGACCTGGAAGCCCGCAGCCCCTGGAGCACCCTTGCCGGCGTCGCCGCGGTGCGGCTCGCGCCGCCGCCGGGACCGGTGCGCGCCGAGCTGGCCGTGCCCGGCTCCAAGAGCGTGACCAACCGGGCCATCGTGCTGGCGGGCCTGGCCGAGGGCGCGTCGGAGCTCGCGGGGATCCTGAAGAGCGACGACGCCTGGTGGGCGCTGGAGGCGCTGCGCACGCTGGGGCTCGAGGTGGAGGTTATGGGCGAGACCGCCCGCATCGCCGGCGGCGGCGGGCGCTGGCCCGCGGGCGAGGCCGAGGTCTACATCGGCGCGGCCGGCACCCTGGGCCGCTTCCTGCCGCCGGCGCTGGCCGCCGCGCCCGCGGGGCGCTTTCGGGTGCGCGCCAGCCGGCGGATGAGCCAGCGCCCCATCGCGCCGCTGGTCGACGCCCTGCGCGCCCTGGGCGGCCGCGTGGACTACGCCGGCGAGGAGGGGCGCTTCCCCCTCGTCGTCCACGGCGCGGGCCTCGCCGGCGGCGAGGTGACGATCCCCGGCCACGTCTCCAGCCAGTTCACCAGCGGCGTGCTCCTGGCCGCGCCCTACGCCCGCGGGCCGGTGACGGTGCGGGTGGCGGGCGGGATGGTGCAGCCGGCCTACGTGCGGATCACCCTGGCGATGATGCGGGCCTTCGGCGCCGAGGCCGAGGAAGACGCAGAGCTTTCGGAGATCTCCGTAAAGCCCGGCCGCTACCGGGGGCAGCGCCTGGAACTGGAGGCCGACGCCTCGAGCGCCGCCTACTTCTTCGCCCTGGCCGCGGCCAGCGGCGGCGAGGTGACGGTGACCAACATCGGCTCGGCCACCCTGCAGCCCGACCTGGGCTTCGTCCACGTGCTCGAGCGCATGGGGGCGCGGGTCGAGCTCACGCCCCGGCGCACCACCGTGCGCGGCCCCGAAAAGCTGCGCGGCGGCTTTACCGTGAGCCTGAAGGCGATGAGCGACCAGACCCCCACCCTGGCCGCGCTCGCGGCCCTGGCCGACGCGCCGGTGACGATCACCGAGGTGGCCCACGTGCGCCACCACGAGTCCGACCGCATCGCCGCGATGGCCGCCGAGCTCGCCAAGCTGGGCCTCCGCGCCGAAGAGCGCCCCGACGGGCTCACCGTCTGGCCCGGGCGGCCGCGCCCGGCCCGGCTCGACCCCCACGACGACCACCGCATCGCCATGGCGCTCTCGCTGCTGGCGCTCGCCGCCCCGGGGCTCGAGATCGCCAACCCCGGCACCACCTCCAAGACCTTTCCCCGCTACTGGGACTACCTGGAACGCCTCGGTTTTCACGTCGAAACGGTGTAA
- a CDS encoding DHH family phosphoesterase yields MERINNQPEPHYWEKMRLVADVLRATDATVVIIAHEDPDGDAVGSTLGLARALRQLGKKVWWIVEPPRFLRFLPREDEYHEPVEKLPDDAVLVVLDSGDRHRAVGAPVEGFVINIDHHGSNSRFGQIHIVDPSKAAAAQMVKDLIDALEVEWTEEIATPVLTGLITDTGNFRFGNTTPEVLETAAELVAHGVKLAELTDRLQWRPPQYFKLMGMVLSTVQFHFGGLAVSAHVTRRMTEEAGSTEEDSDDFVGVIRYAEGSYVAVFLKEREGATKVSIRSRAGVSAQNIAVELGGGGHVPAAGATLEGVSLEEAYPVVLAAVEKELKRAGFLS; encoded by the coding sequence ATGGAACGGATCAACAACCAACCCGAGCCCCACTACTGGGAGAAGATGCGCCTGGTGGCCGACGTGCTGCGGGCCACCGACGCGACCGTCGTGATCATCGCCCACGAGGACCCCGACGGCGACGCCGTGGGCAGCACCCTGGGCCTGGCTCGGGCACTGCGGCAGCTGGGCAAGAAGGTCTGGTGGATCGTCGAGCCGCCGCGCTTCCTGCGTTTCCTGCCCCGCGAAGACGAGTACCACGAACCCGTCGAGAAGCTGCCCGACGACGCCGTCCTGGTCGTCCTCGACTCCGGCGACCGCCACCGCGCCGTGGGGGCCCCGGTCGAGGGGTTCGTGATCAACATCGACCACCACGGCTCCAACAGCCGTTTCGGCCAGATCCACATCGTGGACCCGTCCAAGGCTGCGGCCGCCCAGATGGTCAAGGACCTGATCGACGCCCTCGAGGTCGAGTGGACCGAGGAGATCGCCACGCCGGTGCTCACCGGCCTGATCACCGACACCGGGAACTTCCGCTTCGGCAACACCACGCCGGAGGTGCTCGAGACCGCCGCCGAGCTGGTGGCCCACGGGGTCAAGCTGGCCGAGCTGACCGACCGCCTGCAGTGGCGCCCGCCGCAGTACTTCAAGCTGATGGGGATGGTCCTCTCGACGGTGCAGTTCCACTTCGGCGGTCTGGCCGTGAGCGCCCACGTCACCCGTCGGATGACCGAGGAGGCCGGCAGCACCGAGGAGGACTCCGACGACTTCGTGGGCGTGATCCGTTACGCCGAAGGCAGCTACGTGGCCGTCTTCCTCAAGGAGCGCGAGGGCGCCACCAAGGTCTCGATCCGCAGCCGCGCCGGCGTGAGCGCCCAGAACATCGCGGTGGAGCTGGGCGGCGGCGGCCACGTGCCCGCGGCGGGCGCGACCCTGGAGGGGGTTTCGCTCGAGGAGGCCTACCCGGTGGTGCTGGCGGCGGTGGAAAAAGAGCTGAAGCGGGCCGGGTTCCTGAGCTGA
- a CDS encoding glycerate kinase type-2 family protein: MRDLLETSFRTALEATDPARRVAAEAGRLEPAPTAVLAVGKAAGPMLAGLERAGLHLPGFGVTRYGHGVPLAHYELVEAGHPVPDAASVRAAERALELARALGPNDHLLVLVSGGGSALWCAPWGLELEELQALNRALLASGAAISEMNAVRKHLSRIKGGRLAQATRARVTAWLVSDVPGDDVSTIASGPTAPDPTTFADALAVLERYRIDAPAARAHLERGAAGELLETPKPGDPLFARVTNRILLANADLLEATAGFWRGEGWRVHLLSDRFEGEARELARFHAALVGSARAHGFPARPPVVLVSGGEASVTVRGTGRGGRNQAFLAWLAHFLGPDGAWALAADSDGIDGNSSAAGAFLRPDTLARAAELRLDLRAYLSRDDSHGFFDALGDLVVTGPTHNNLNDLRVVVVEP, encoded by the coding sequence ATGCGCGACCTACTGGAAACCTCGTTTCGAACGGCCCTCGAAGCCACCGATCCGGCGCGCCGGGTGGCGGCGGAGGCGGGCCGGCTCGAGCCGGCGCCCACCGCGGTGCTGGCCGTGGGCAAGGCGGCCGGGCCGATGCTCGCAGGGCTCGAGCGCGCCGGGCTGCACCTCCCCGGCTTCGGCGTCACCCGCTACGGCCACGGGGTGCCGCTCGCGCACTACGAGCTCGTGGAGGCGGGGCATCCCGTTCCCGACGCCGCGAGCGTCCGGGCCGCCGAACGGGCCCTCGAGCTCGCCCGCGCCCTCGGGCCCAACGACCACCTGCTCGTCCTCGTCTCCGGCGGGGGCAGCGCGCTGTGGTGCGCCCCCTGGGGGCTCGAGCTGGAGGAGCTGCAAGCGCTGAACCGCGCCCTGCTGGCCTCGGGCGCGGCCATTTCCGAGATGAACGCGGTGCGCAAGCACCTCTCGCGCATCAAGGGCGGGCGGCTGGCGCAGGCCACCCGCGCCCGCGTGACCGCCTGGCTCGTCTCCGACGTGCCCGGCGACGACGTCAGCACCATCGCTTCGGGGCCCACGGCCCCCGACCCCACGACCTTCGCGGACGCCCTGGCGGTGCTCGAGCGCTACCGCATCGACGCCCCCGCGGCGCGCGCCCATCTGGAGCGCGGCGCCGCCGGGGAGCTGCTCGAGACCCCCAAGCCCGGCGACCCGCTGTTCGCCCGGGTGACCAACCGCATCCTGCTGGCGAACGCCGACCTGCTCGAAGCGACCGCCGGCTTCTGGCGCGGGGAGGGCTGGCGGGTGCACCTCCTCTCCGACCGCTTCGAGGGGGAGGCGCGCGAGCTGGCGCGTTTCCACGCGGCCCTGGTCGGGTCGGCCCGGGCGCACGGTTTCCCCGCCCGCCCGCCCGTCGTCCTCGTCAGCGGGGGCGAGGCTTCGGTGACCGTACGCGGAACGGGCCGGGGGGGCCGCAACCAGGCCTTCCTCGCCTGGTTGGCCCACTTCCTGGGCCCGGACGGCGCCTGGGCGCTGGCCGCCGACAGCGACGGCATCGACGGCAACTCCTCGGCCGCCGGCGCGTTCCTGCGCCCGGACACCCTGGCCCGGGCCGCCGAGCTGCGCCTCGACCTGCGCGCCTACCTGAGCCGCGACGACAGCCACGGCTTCTTCGACGCCCTGGGCGACCTCGTCGTCACCGGCCCCACCCACAACAACCTCAACGACCTGCGCGTCGTCGTCGTGGAGCCGTAG
- a CDS encoding LacI family DNA-binding transcriptional regulator, with amino-acid sequence MTIYEVADAAGVSVATVSRALNGGRVAPSTRERVLQVAGRLGFSPSPAARVLATGKSRAIGVVIPDATGPLYGRMLRGIGLELAQAGYTYLVESSERDPGREGQVLRDLSARDVEALVLIGSGLGPQALAAMQGELPALVLVEREGAELAAPMVTIDNESAAERATRYLIEHGHERIAHIAGPRRAGRERLAGWRRALAAAGLAPGPVADGGFTEAGGYRAAEALIGQGGFSAVFVASDRMALGAYRAFREAGLRVGEDVSVVGFDGLEFGAYLDPPLTTLRQPAQQLGQAAARAALAVTRGERPENVVLSCELVPRASVMEYGGGL; translated from the coding sequence GTGACGATCTACGAGGTGGCGGACGCGGCCGGGGTCTCCGTGGCCACCGTGTCGCGCGCCCTCAACGGCGGCCGCGTCGCCCCCTCCACCCGCGAGCGGGTGCTGCAGGTCGCGGGGCGGCTGGGCTTCTCCCCCAGCCCCGCGGCGCGGGTGCTGGCGACCGGCAAGAGCCGCGCCATCGGCGTGGTCATCCCCGACGCCACCGGTCCGCTTTACGGCCGAATGCTCCGGGGCATCGGGCTCGAGCTCGCCCAGGCGGGCTACACCTACCTGGTCGAGAGCTCGGAGCGCGACCCCGGCCGCGAGGGGCAGGTGCTGCGCGACCTCTCCGCCCGCGACGTCGAAGCGCTCGTCCTCATCGGCTCGGGTCTGGGGCCCCAGGCGCTGGCGGCGATGCAGGGCGAGCTGCCCGCGCTGGTGCTCGTCGAACGCGAGGGCGCCGAGCTGGCCGCGCCCATGGTCACGATCGACAACGAGTCGGCCGCCGAGCGGGCGACCCGCTACCTGATCGAGCACGGCCACGAGCGCATCGCCCACATCGCCGGCCCCCGCCGCGCCGGCCGCGAACGCCTGGCCGGCTGGCGGCGGGCGCTGGCGGCGGCCGGCCTCGCGCCCGGCCCGGTGGCCGACGGCGGCTTCACCGAGGCCGGCGGTTACCGCGCCGCGGAAGCCCTGATCGGACAGGGCGGCTTCTCGGCCGTCTTCGTCGCCAGCGACCGCATGGCGCTGGGCGCCTACCGCGCCTTCCGCGAAGCCGGGCTGCGGGTGGGCGAGGACGTGAGCGTCGTCGGCTTCGACGGGCTCGAGTTCGGCGCCTACCTGGATCCGCCGCTCACGACGCTGCGCCAGCCGGCGCAGCAGCTGGGCCAGGCCGCCGCGCGCGCGGCGCTGGCCGTCACCCGGGGCGAGCGCCCCGAAAACGTGGTGCTGTCGTGCGAGCTCGTACCTCGCGCGTCGGTAATGGAATACGGAGGTGGGCTATGA
- a CDS encoding ABC transporter substrate-binding protein, which produces MRKVWMVLFALALGSFGLAQSLVWWTTENQPKRMEVQRQIAAEFTAKTGIKVEVVPVEENQLSERITAAFAAGQLPDVIFHPLDYTVGWAAQGILDTEAATEVVRELGENTFAKGALELASYEGNYTAVPTDGWTQLIVYRKDLFKQKSLYPPKTFAAVLAGIEAFHNPPKMYGFVVATDPSQTYFQQVFEHIALANGVRLVDANGNITLNTPAMVHTLQFYKKLAEASPPGNLYWKQSRELYLAGKALQIVWSPFILDELAGLRDSVPVTAFGNPTSDELAKRTGFLAKLAGPDNPSGASYAQISYMGITVDADTANAKKFVKFLLTDGYLEWLSVAPEGKFPVRRGTPDDPQKFVNGWAKLPVGVDRKRPLGDIYPPEVIKTILEGLDVADRWGFRAGYGELVGKLYGEKTIPKIVRRYLDGELTAEQAAAEMQKAVEALK; this is translated from the coding sequence ATGAGAAAAGTCTGGATGGTGCTGTTCGCATTGGCGCTAGGAAGCTTTGGCCTCGCGCAAAGCTTGGTCTGGTGGACGACGGAGAACCAGCCCAAGCGCATGGAGGTGCAGCGGCAGATCGCCGCCGAGTTCACCGCCAAGACCGGGATCAAGGTCGAGGTCGTGCCCGTCGAGGAAAACCAGCTCTCCGAGCGCATCACCGCGGCCTTCGCCGCCGGGCAGCTGCCCGACGTCATCTTCCACCCGCTCGACTACACCGTGGGCTGGGCCGCCCAGGGCATCCTCGACACCGAGGCGGCCACCGAAGTGGTCCGCGAGCTGGGCGAGAACACCTTCGCCAAGGGGGCGCTCGAGCTGGCCAGCTACGAGGGCAACTACACCGCGGTGCCGACCGACGGCTGGACCCAGCTGATCGTCTACCGCAAGGACCTCTTCAAGCAGAAGAGCCTCTACCCGCCCAAGACCTTCGCGGCGGTGCTGGCCGGCATCGAAGCCTTCCACAACCCGCCCAAGATGTACGGCTTCGTGGTCGCCACCGACCCCAGCCAGACCTACTTCCAGCAGGTCTTCGAGCACATCGCCCTGGCCAACGGGGTGCGCCTGGTCGACGCCAACGGGAACATCACCCTGAACACCCCGGCGATGGTGCACACGCTGCAGTTCTACAAGAAGCTGGCCGAGGCCTCGCCCCCGGGCAACCTCTACTGGAAGCAGTCGCGTGAACTCTACCTGGCGGGCAAGGCGCTGCAGATCGTCTGGTCGCCCTTCATCCTCGACGAGCTGGCGGGCCTGCGCGACTCGGTCCCGGTGACGGCCTTCGGCAACCCCACCTCGGACGAACTGGCCAAGCGCACCGGCTTCCTGGCCAAGCTGGCCGGTCCCGACAACCCCAGCGGCGCCAGCTACGCCCAGATCAGCTACATGGGCATCACCGTGGACGCCGACACCGCGAACGCCAAGAAGTTCGTCAAGTTCCTGCTCACCGACGGCTACCTCGAGTGGCTCTCGGTCGCCCCGGAAGGCAAGTTCCCGGTGCGCCGCGGCACCCCCGACGACCCGCAGAAGTTCGTGAACGGCTGGGCCAAGCTGCCGGTGGGCGTGGACCGCAAGCGTCCGCTCGGCGACATCTACCCGCCCGAGGTCATCAAGACGATCCTCGAAGGCCTCGACGTCGCCGACCGCTGGGGCTTCCGCGCCGGTTACGGCGAGCTGGTCGGCAAGCTCTACGGCGAGAAGACGATCCCCAAGATCGTGCGCCGCTACCTCGACGGCGAGCTGACCGCCGAACAGGCCGCCGCGGAGATGCAGAAAGCCGTCGAAGCCCTCAAGTAA